A DNA window from Helianthus annuus cultivar XRQ/B chromosome 15, HanXRQr2.0-SUNRISE, whole genome shotgun sequence contains the following coding sequences:
- the LOC110912003 gene encoding F-box/kelch-repeat protein SKIP6: MNDALNLATYPPMSDQTYSIVTTTDRPSPPPTTTPHPPPPPTPLIPHLPDDISIQCIARVPRTHHPTLSLVSKLWHSTIRSQHFFTTRSLLHITQPSLYLNIRHNSTFQYYFHANPNNPNHKLSPFPHPPVPIHPVGPAYAVLGSKIYLIGGSVNDIPLNTVWVLDCKINKWEVGPRMRVGREFAAAATVGGKIYVMGGCVVDNRLKAVNWAEVYDPEVGEWGPVGSLEVEGKDKWMHACAVIDGRIYAMADRGGVVYDVVGREWGRVPKRLDLGWRGRAVVIDGVLYCYDYLGKIRGYDVERDVWKELRGVEKGLPKFLCGATMVDLDGRLCVVWECKEGGGGGGGVGGKVMDVMCAEIDVRKDEDGGLSGSVLWVDVILSVPVGSSILHCMAVAL; encoded by the coding sequence ATGAACGACGCCTTAAACTTGGCAACTTATCCACCAATGTCGGATCAAACCTACTCCATCGTCACCACCACCGACCGCCCATCACCACCGCCTACCACCACcccccacccaccaccaccacctacccCCCTCATCCCCCACCTCCCAGACGACATCTCAATCCAATGCATCGCCAGAGTCCCCCGCACCCACCACCCCACCCTCTCCCTAGTCTCCAAACTCTGGCACTCCACCATACGCTCCCAACACTTCTTCACCACCCGATCCCTCCTCCACATAACCCAACCCTCTCTTTACCTCAACATCCGCCACAACTCCACTTTCCAGTATTACTTCCACGCTAACCCTAACAACCCCAACCACAAATTATCCCCATTCCCCCACCCCCCTGTCCCTATCCACCCGGTCGGCCCAGCCTACGCAGTCCTCGGGTCCAAAATATACTTAATCGGTGGTTCGGTTAACGATATTCCGTTAAATACAGTTTGGGTACTTGATTGTAAAATTAACAAGTGGGAGGTGGGGCCTAGGATGAGGGTAGGGAGGGAGTTTGCGGCTGCGGCGACGGTTGGTGGAAAAATATATGTGATGGGAGGGTGTGTGGTGGATAATAGGTTAAAGGCGGTTAATTGGGCGGAGGTGTATGATCCGGAGGTGGGGGAGTGGGGTCCGGTGGGGAGTTTGGAGGTGGAGGGGAAGGATAAGTGGATGCACGCGTGTGCGGTGATAGATGGGAGGATATATGCGATGGCGGATAGGGGTGGGGTGGTTTATGATGTGGTGGGGAGGGAGTGGGGTCGGGTGCCGAAGCGGTTGGATTTGGGGTGGAGGGGGCGGGCGGTGGTGATTGATGGGGTGTTGTATTGTTATGATTATTTGGGGAAGATTAGAGGGTATGATGTGGAGAGGGATGTGTGGAAGGAGTTGAGAGGGGTGGAGAAAGGGTTGCCCAAGTTTTTGTGTGGGGCGACGATGGTGGATTTGGATGGGCGGTTGTGTGTCGTGTGGGAGTGTAAGGAgggcggcggtggcggtggtggtgttggtgggaAAGTTATGGATGTTATGTGTGCGGAGATTGATGTTCGTAAGGATGAAGATGGAGGATTAAGTGGCTCGGTGTTGTGGGTTGATGTGATTTTGTCGGTTCCTGTTGGTTCGTCGATTCTGCATTGTATGGCTGTTGCTTTGTGA
- the LOC110912007 gene encoding uncharacterized protein LOC110912007 — translation MSSISLSIFISSVARSTHSSSRNWRIRSSSAAPPFTSLQSAIDKKDSDAVKEALNQLSESGWAKKWSSQPYVSRRTTSLRELTTLGLKNAENLAIPSVRNDAAFLFTVVGTTGFLGLLAGQLPGDWGFFVPYLIGSISLVVLAIGSISPGLLQAAIGAFSTFFPDYQDRIARHEAAHFLVAYLLGLPILGYSLDIGKENVNLIDEKLEKLLYSGQLDSKELDRLAVVAMAGLAAEGLKYDKVVGQSADLFTLQRFINRSKPQIKSQEQQNLTRWAVLFAGSLLKNNEKLHEAVMSAMSKKASVVECIEAIENAAA, via the exons ATGTCTTCAATATCTCTTTCGATCTTCATCAGTTCTGTTGCTCGATCCACACACTCCAGCTCTAGAAACTGGAGAATCAGATCCTCCTCAGCCGCACCGCCCTTCACCTCTCTCCAATCCGCCATTGATAAG AAGGATAGTGATGCTGTTAAAGAAGCACTTAATCAGCTCTCTGAATCTGGTTGGGCTAAAAAGTGGAGTTCTCAACCCTATGTTTCGCGACGCACG ACATCGCTTCGTGAGTTGACAACTCTTGGATTGAAAAATGCTGAGAACCTTGCAATACCTAGTGTTCGAAATGAT GCTGCTTTTCTTTTCACTGTGGTGGGAACTACAGGGTTCTTAGGACTTCTTGCTGGTCAGCTTCCTGGG GATTGGGGCTTCTTTGTACCATATTTGATTGGGAGCATTTCGTTGGTAGTTCTGGCTATAGGGAGTATTTCACCTGG GCTTCTTCAGGCTGCAATCGGTGCATTCTCAACCTTCTTCCCTGATTATCAGGATAGAATTGCCAGGCATGAAGCTGCACATTTTCTGG TTGCATACTTACTGGGTCTCCCGATTCTTGGGTATTCTCTGGACATTGGAAAAGAGAACGTTAACCTTATAGATGAAAAGCTGGAAAAACTCTTGTACAGTGGACAACTGGATTCAAAAGAACTTGACAG GTTGGCGGTTGTAGCAATGGCGGGGCTAGCAGCAGAAGGTCTAAAATATGATAAAGTGGTTGGCCAATCCGCTGACCTATTTACTCTACAG AGATTTATAAACAGAAGTAAACCCCAGATCAAGTCACAAGAACAGCAAAACCTAACCAGATGGGCA GTTTTGTTCGCGGGATCGTTGTTAAAAAACAATGAAAAACTTCATGAAGCCGTAATGTCTGCGATGTCAAAGAAGGCGAGCGTGGTAGAGTGTATTGAAGCGATTGAAAACGCGGCTGCATGA
- the LOC110912004 gene encoding 4-alpha-glucanotransferase, chloroplastic/amyloplastic isoform X2 — protein sequence MAVHSLSSLPLLLTHPKLTNFVTIASFSSPRAPPKPLAIRRIRNHAVAVGAYAVGEDFPLDYADWIPKADPRDRRRAGVLLHPTSFAGPYGVGDLGDQAFRFLDWLSEAGCSVWQVLPLVPPGRKANEEGSPYSGQDANCGNTLLISLDELVKDGLLTKEELPEPLDSERVNYETVAIIKDPLIAKAAKRLISSNGDLKCQLEDFRKDPEVASWLDDAAYFAAIDDCYDTYNWYDWPEPLKNRHLAALQDIYETKREFIDIFVAQQFLFQRQWKKVRHYAQTKGISIMGDMPIYVGFHSADVWANRKYFLLNRKGFPLLVSGVPPDAFSETGQLWDSPLYDWKAMEEDRFSWWVRRLKRAQDLFDEFRIDHFRGFSGFWAVPSEAKIATSGRWKVGPGISLFNAIFKAVGDINIIAEDLGVITEDVVQLRKSIGAPGMAVLQFGFGSDSTNPHLPHNHEKNQVVYTGTHDNDTIRGWWDVLQQEEKSNVLNYLSISEDDDISWALIRAALASVAQTSIIPMQDILGLGSSARMNIPATQSGNWGWRIPNSMSFSSMDTQAKKLRDMLSMYGRL from the exons ATGGCGGTTCACTCTCTCTCATCACTCCCTCTTCTTCTCACTCATCCAAAACTCACCAATTTCGTCACCATCGCTTCATTCTCCTCACCACGTGCTCCGCCAAAACCACTCGCAATTAGGCGGATTCGAAATCACGCTGTTGCAGTTGGTGCATACGCAGTGGGAGAGGATTTTCCGCTGGATTATGCCGACTGGATTCCGAAAGCGGATCCTCGTGATCGGAGAAGAGCCGGAGTGTTGCTTCATCCGACGTCGTTTGCTGGACCCTACGGTGTTGGTGACCTAGGTGATCAGGCTTTTCGGTTTCTGGATTGGTTGAGTGAAGCCGGTTGCTCTGTGTGGCAG GTACTCCCACTTGTTCCACCAGGTAGAAAGGCTAATGAGGAGGGATCTCCATATTCTGGACAG GATGCAAACTGTGGCAACACTCTTTTGATATCCCTAGATGAGCTTGTGAAAGATGGTTTATTGACAAAAGAAGAGCTTCCTGAACCACT GGACTCAGAACGTGTGAATTATGAAACTGTTGCTATAATAAAGGATCCATTGATAGCCAAGGCTGCAAAGAGGCTCATTTCAAGTAACGGGGATCTCAAATGTCAGCTCGAAGATTTTCGCAAAGATCCTGAAGTTGCAA GTTGGCTTGACGATGCAGCATATTTTGCTGCTATTGATGACTGTTATGATACATACAATTGGTATGATTGGCCCGAGCCTTTAAAGAATCGACATCTTGCTGCATTACAAGATATTTACGAAACAAAAAGGGAATTT ATCGACATTTTTGTCGCACAGCAGTTCTTATTTCAACGACAGTGGAAAAAAGTTCGTCATTATGCACAGACGAAGGGGATAAGCATTATGGGAGACATGCCCATCTATGTTGGTTTTCACAGTGCAGATGTTTGGGCAAACAGGAAATACTTTTTGCTT AACCGGAAAGGGTTTCCACTTTTGGTTAGTGGCGTTCCCCCTGATGCTTTTAGTGAAACTGGTCAACTATGGGACAG CCCACTGTATGACTGGAAAGCAATGGAAGAAGATCGATTTTCATGGTGGGTACGCCGGTTAAAACGTGCACAGGATCTATTTGACGAGTTCAGAATAGATCACTTTCGGGGATTTTCTGGCTTTTGGGCTGTTCCTTCTG AAGCAAAAATTGCGACTTCGGGTAGATGGAAG GTGGGACCCGGAATTTCTTTATTTAACGCTATCTTTAAAGCTGTTGGTGACATCAATATCATAGCAGAAGACTTG GGAGTTATAACTGAAGATGTAGTCCAACTTCGGAAATCCATTGGGGCACCTGGAATGGCTGTTCTTCAATTTG GTTTTGGAAGTGATTCAACAAACCCTCATTTGCCTCATAATCATGAGAAAAATCAAGTTGTATATACTGGAACTCATGATAATGACACG ATACGAGGCTGGTGGGATGTTCTTCAGCAAGAAGAGAAAAGCAAT GTGCTTAACTATCTTTCAATTTCTGAGGATGATGATATCTCATGGGCTCTAATCCGAGCAGCTCTTGCTTCAGTAGCCCAAACTTCAATCATACCTATGCAGGATATTCTCGGGTTGGGGAGTTCTGCTAGAATGAATATTCCAGCAACACAA TCTGGTAATTGGGGTTGGAGGATACCAAATTCTATGAGCTTTTCAAGCATGGATACCCAAGCAAAGAAGCTAAGAGATATGCTTTCCATGTATGGCCGCCTATGA
- the LOC110912004 gene encoding 4-alpha-glucanotransferase, chloroplastic/amyloplastic isoform X1 encodes MAVHSLSSLPLLLTHPKLTNFVTIASFSSPRAPPKPLAIRRIRNHAVAVGAYAVGEDFPLDYADWIPKADPRDRRRAGVLLHPTSFAGPYGVGDLGDQAFRFLDWLSEAGCSVWQVLISVNVLPLVPPGRKANEEGSPYSGQDANCGNTLLISLDELVKDGLLTKEELPEPLDSERVNYETVAIIKDPLIAKAAKRLISSNGDLKCQLEDFRKDPEVASWLDDAAYFAAIDDCYDTYNWYDWPEPLKNRHLAALQDIYETKREFIDIFVAQQFLFQRQWKKVRHYAQTKGISIMGDMPIYVGFHSADVWANRKYFLLNRKGFPLLVSGVPPDAFSETGQLWDSPLYDWKAMEEDRFSWWVRRLKRAQDLFDEFRIDHFRGFSGFWAVPSEAKIATSGRWKVGPGISLFNAIFKAVGDINIIAEDLGVITEDVVQLRKSIGAPGMAVLQFGFGSDSTNPHLPHNHEKNQVVYTGTHDNDTIRGWWDVLQQEEKSNVLNYLSISEDDDISWALIRAALASVAQTSIIPMQDILGLGSSARMNIPATQSGNWGWRIPNSMSFSSMDTQAKKLRDMLSMYGRL; translated from the exons ATGGCGGTTCACTCTCTCTCATCACTCCCTCTTCTTCTCACTCATCCAAAACTCACCAATTTCGTCACCATCGCTTCATTCTCCTCACCACGTGCTCCGCCAAAACCACTCGCAATTAGGCGGATTCGAAATCACGCTGTTGCAGTTGGTGCATACGCAGTGGGAGAGGATTTTCCGCTGGATTATGCCGACTGGATTCCGAAAGCGGATCCTCGTGATCGGAGAAGAGCCGGAGTGTTGCTTCATCCGACGTCGTTTGCTGGACCCTACGGTGTTGGTGACCTAGGTGATCAGGCTTTTCGGTTTCTGGATTGGTTGAGTGAAGCCGGTTGCTCTGTGTGGCAGGTTCTAATTTCGGTTAAT GTACTCCCACTTGTTCCACCAGGTAGAAAGGCTAATGAGGAGGGATCTCCATATTCTGGACAG GATGCAAACTGTGGCAACACTCTTTTGATATCCCTAGATGAGCTTGTGAAAGATGGTTTATTGACAAAAGAAGAGCTTCCTGAACCACT GGACTCAGAACGTGTGAATTATGAAACTGTTGCTATAATAAAGGATCCATTGATAGCCAAGGCTGCAAAGAGGCTCATTTCAAGTAACGGGGATCTCAAATGTCAGCTCGAAGATTTTCGCAAAGATCCTGAAGTTGCAA GTTGGCTTGACGATGCAGCATATTTTGCTGCTATTGATGACTGTTATGATACATACAATTGGTATGATTGGCCCGAGCCTTTAAAGAATCGACATCTTGCTGCATTACAAGATATTTACGAAACAAAAAGGGAATTT ATCGACATTTTTGTCGCACAGCAGTTCTTATTTCAACGACAGTGGAAAAAAGTTCGTCATTATGCACAGACGAAGGGGATAAGCATTATGGGAGACATGCCCATCTATGTTGGTTTTCACAGTGCAGATGTTTGGGCAAACAGGAAATACTTTTTGCTT AACCGGAAAGGGTTTCCACTTTTGGTTAGTGGCGTTCCCCCTGATGCTTTTAGTGAAACTGGTCAACTATGGGACAG CCCACTGTATGACTGGAAAGCAATGGAAGAAGATCGATTTTCATGGTGGGTACGCCGGTTAAAACGTGCACAGGATCTATTTGACGAGTTCAGAATAGATCACTTTCGGGGATTTTCTGGCTTTTGGGCTGTTCCTTCTG AAGCAAAAATTGCGACTTCGGGTAGATGGAAG GTGGGACCCGGAATTTCTTTATTTAACGCTATCTTTAAAGCTGTTGGTGACATCAATATCATAGCAGAAGACTTG GGAGTTATAACTGAAGATGTAGTCCAACTTCGGAAATCCATTGGGGCACCTGGAATGGCTGTTCTTCAATTTG GTTTTGGAAGTGATTCAACAAACCCTCATTTGCCTCATAATCATGAGAAAAATCAAGTTGTATATACTGGAACTCATGATAATGACACG ATACGAGGCTGGTGGGATGTTCTTCAGCAAGAAGAGAAAAGCAAT GTGCTTAACTATCTTTCAATTTCTGAGGATGATGATATCTCATGGGCTCTAATCCGAGCAGCTCTTGCTTCAGTAGCCCAAACTTCAATCATACCTATGCAGGATATTCTCGGGTTGGGGAGTTCTGCTAGAATGAATATTCCAGCAACACAA TCTGGTAATTGGGGTTGGAGGATACCAAATTCTATGAGCTTTTCAAGCATGGATACCCAAGCAAAGAAGCTAAGAGATATGCTTTCCATGTATGGCCGCCTATGA